One window from the genome of Candidatus Didemnitutus sp. encodes:
- a CDS encoding PadR family transcriptional regulator: MAKDEKQELLQGTLDMLILKSLQLEPMHGFGISLRIAQMSKDVLLVEQGSLYPALYRLEEQGWIRSEWGVSENNRKAKFYTLTATGRKQLAEETEAWERVSAAINLVLRAT; the protein is encoded by the coding sequence ATGGCCAAAGACGAGAAACAGGAATTGCTGCAGGGGACGCTCGACATGCTGATCCTGAAATCGCTGCAGCTCGAACCGATGCACGGTTTCGGCATTTCGCTGCGCATCGCGCAGATGTCGAAAGATGTCCTGCTGGTGGAGCAGGGTTCGCTCTACCCGGCGCTCTATCGCTTGGAGGAGCAGGGGTGGATTCGCTCCGAGTGGGGCGTCTCGGAGAACAACCGGAAGGCGAAGTTCTATACGCTCACGGCGACCGGGCGGAAGCAACTCGCAGAGGAGACCGAGGCGTGGGAACGCGTCTCGGCGGCGATCAATTTGGTTCTGAGGGCGACCTGA
- a CDS encoding DUF1329 domain-containing protein gives MKTKITLSVLTCLGALAAQAAISQADADRLGADLTPLGGEKAGNADGSIPAWDGGITAGPAGYKPGMHHPDPFAGEQPLFTITAANADQYAGKLSAGHLALLKAYPTYKMPVYTSHRTASNPQRIYDATKKHATTAALTEGGNGISGSVVGIPFPIPQNGLEVIWNHLTRYRGIAASRSISQAAPQRNGSYTLVDFDDEFFFNYVRDDISEAELAKQIASDNVLIYFKQAVTAPARLAGSILLVHETMDQVKEKRRAWLYNAGQRRVRLAPSIEYDNPGTAADGMRTSDQFDMFNGAPDRYDWKLVGKKEMYVPYNSYKLHSDSVKYDEILKPLHINQDLTRYELHRVWVVDATLKAGTSHVYSRRTFYVDEDSWQVLAVDQYDGRGQLWRVSEAHCINYYDALTFWSTLEVHTDLIAGRYLAIGLDNQGKMYDFTLKRTPQDYTPARLRQEGVR, from the coding sequence ATGAAGACCAAGATCACACTCTCCGTCCTCACCTGCCTGGGCGCCCTCGCCGCCCAAGCCGCCATCTCCCAAGCCGACGCCGACCGCCTCGGCGCCGACCTGACCCCGCTCGGCGGCGAAAAGGCCGGCAACGCCGACGGCTCGATTCCCGCCTGGGACGGCGGCATCACCGCCGGCCCCGCCGGCTACAAGCCCGGCATGCATCACCCCGATCCGTTCGCGGGCGAGCAGCCGCTCTTCACCATCACCGCCGCGAACGCCGACCAATACGCCGGCAAACTCAGCGCCGGCCACCTCGCGCTCCTGAAGGCCTACCCGACCTACAAGATGCCGGTCTATACCTCGCATCGCACGGCCTCCAATCCGCAGCGGATCTACGACGCCACGAAGAAGCACGCCACCACCGCCGCCCTCACCGAAGGCGGCAACGGCATCAGCGGCTCCGTCGTCGGCATCCCGTTCCCCATTCCGCAGAACGGCCTCGAGGTGATCTGGAATCACCTCACCCGCTACCGCGGCATCGCCGCCTCGCGCTCGATCAGCCAGGCCGCCCCGCAGCGCAACGGCAGCTACACCCTCGTCGATTTCGACGACGAATTCTTCTTCAACTACGTCCGCGACGACATCTCCGAAGCCGAACTCGCCAAACAAATCGCCTCCGACAACGTCCTGATCTACTTCAAGCAGGCCGTCACCGCCCCCGCCCGCCTCGCCGGCTCCATCCTCCTCGTGCACGAGACGATGGACCAAGTGAAGGAAAAGCGCCGCGCCTGGCTCTACAACGCCGGCCAGCGCCGTGTGCGCCTCGCCCCGTCGATCGAATACGACAACCCCGGCACCGCCGCCGACGGCATGCGCACCTCCGACCAGTTCGACATGTTCAACGGCGCCCCCGATCGCTACGACTGGAAGCTCGTCGGCAAAAAGGAAATGTATGTCCCCTACAATTCCTACAAACTGCACAGCGACTCGGTGAAGTATGACGAGATCCTGAAGCCCCTGCACATCAACCAAGACCTCACCCGCTACGAACTCCACCGCGTCTGGGTCGTCGACGCCACGCTCAAGGCCGGCACCAGCCACGTCTACTCCCGCCGCACGTTCTACGTCGACGAGGACAGCTGGCAGGTCCTCGCCGTCGATCAATACGACGGCCGCGGCCAGCTCTGGCGCGTCTCCGAGGCGCACTGCATCAACTACTACGATGCCCTCACCTTCTGGAGCACGCTCGAAGTCCACACCGACCTGATCGCCGGCCGCTACCTCGCCATCGGCCTCGATAATCAGGGCAAGATGTATGACTTCACCCTCAAGCGCACGCCGCAGGACTACACGCCCGCGCGCCTCCGCCAGGAAGGCGTCCGCTAA
- a CDS encoding ABC transporter permease → MNPFKQLRAYWRKRKLDAEMAQEMRVHLEMSEERKRAAGMTSEEARYAALREFGNVPSVQERARDARGGRWLDELRQDVRSALRQIAKSPGYAIVVVLTLAFGIAVNNVLFGVVNMFFLRPSSLPAAERLVVVLHRTDMMKMPIGLSYPDFRDYRARLRSVDALVASTPMAANVSADEGGPQRTWLEVVSPNAFTALDIAPTAGRTLLPSDGEARGSAPVVVLAHDYWQTRFGGDPSVVGRTVRLNGQPFTVVGVAQAQFHGFHSMLAMSAWVPVGAIDRLRPSMADVAEWRGAPAWRVTGRMKPGATLDGVRSEAAVVLEQLVKEYPSEHRNYRSTVMLESRARPDPSVAELLPVFIALFVGLVVLVLFTACANVANLMIARAASRQRELTVRAALGASRGRLIRQLLVESLVLAGFAGLAGWFLGNLMGFAMQRFSPQGDMPIAVDGRPGWEGYAFVAGISLAAGLASGLLPALRASRIDLVAQLKCGPEAALGGGRHRLRDLLVIGQVTMSLIVLICGGLFLQSLRRVQSVELGFRPERLLMLSYDLSLQGYGDERGQVFNRELLARLRGLPGIEAAGLTSHMPFDNQINGREAYPENPPPQLKDGVVSVKISMVSPGFIEGLGIRLRRGRTIDETDRANSPRVAVVNAAMAEVCWPGQDAIGKRFRPWKDGPWIEVVGVTENSKYMMLSEPPSPAFFVPLTQEPLAPVTLTVRTTGREPAAEAKRVRAELAALDPQLPVYDVRTMEDLMGSSVFALLPLRMGMTVAAIQGGITLLLSVMGLYAVVAFGVAQRTREIGIRMALGADARRVVRLLVREGMRLTAIAVVMGLLVATLLGLGLSKVLFGLAPMEPVVFGSVIGLLLGTTALACWAPARRAARVDPAVTLRSE, encoded by the coding sequence ATGAATCCGTTCAAGCAGCTGCGGGCCTATTGGCGGAAGCGGAAACTGGATGCGGAGATGGCGCAGGAGATGCGCGTGCATCTCGAGATGAGCGAGGAGCGGAAGCGCGCGGCCGGCATGACGTCGGAAGAGGCGCGCTACGCGGCATTGCGGGAGTTTGGCAATGTGCCGAGTGTGCAGGAACGCGCGCGCGATGCGCGCGGCGGGCGCTGGCTCGATGAGTTGCGGCAGGATGTCCGCTCGGCGCTACGACAGATCGCCAAGTCGCCGGGTTACGCGATCGTGGTGGTGCTGACGCTGGCGTTCGGGATCGCGGTAAACAATGTGCTGTTCGGGGTGGTGAACATGTTTTTCCTGCGGCCGTCGTCGCTGCCGGCGGCTGAGCGGCTGGTCGTCGTGTTGCACCGCACGGACATGATGAAGATGCCGATCGGGCTGTCGTATCCCGATTTTCGCGACTACCGCGCGCGGTTGCGGAGCGTGGATGCGCTCGTGGCTTCGACGCCGATGGCGGCGAACGTGAGTGCCGACGAAGGAGGCCCACAGCGAACCTGGCTCGAGGTCGTGTCGCCGAACGCCTTCACGGCACTCGATATCGCGCCGACGGCAGGTCGGACGCTGTTGCCATCCGACGGCGAGGCGCGCGGCTCCGCGCCGGTGGTGGTGCTGGCGCACGATTACTGGCAAACCCGTTTCGGAGGCGATCCGAGTGTGGTCGGTCGCACGGTGCGGTTGAATGGGCAGCCGTTCACGGTGGTCGGCGTCGCGCAAGCGCAGTTCCATGGTTTTCACTCGATGCTGGCAATGAGCGCCTGGGTGCCGGTCGGCGCGATCGATCGATTGCGGCCGAGCATGGCGGATGTGGCGGAGTGGCGCGGCGCGCCGGCCTGGCGCGTCACCGGACGGATGAAGCCGGGCGCGACGCTCGATGGGGTGAGGTCGGAGGCGGCGGTCGTGCTCGAGCAATTGGTTAAGGAATATCCGAGCGAGCACCGCAACTATCGGTCGACTGTCATGCTCGAGAGCCGGGCGCGGCCCGATCCGAGTGTGGCGGAATTGCTGCCGGTGTTCATCGCGCTGTTTGTCGGATTGGTTGTGCTGGTGCTTTTCACGGCGTGCGCGAACGTGGCTAACCTGATGATCGCGCGGGCGGCGTCGCGGCAACGCGAGCTGACCGTGCGCGCGGCGCTCGGCGCCAGCCGCGGACGCCTCATCCGCCAGCTGTTGGTCGAGAGTTTGGTGCTGGCCGGGTTTGCCGGACTCGCGGGTTGGTTCCTGGGCAACCTCATGGGCTTCGCGATGCAACGATTCTCACCGCAAGGCGACATGCCGATCGCGGTCGATGGCCGTCCCGGTTGGGAGGGCTATGCGTTCGTCGCCGGGATCTCGCTGGCGGCGGGCCTCGCGAGCGGTTTGCTGCCGGCACTGCGGGCGTCGCGTATCGATCTCGTGGCCCAGCTAAAATGCGGTCCGGAGGCGGCGTTGGGCGGTGGGCGTCACCGTTTGCGCGATCTGCTGGTCATCGGTCAGGTGACGATGTCGCTGATCGTGTTGATTTGCGGCGGATTGTTTTTGCAAAGCCTGCGGCGCGTGCAGTCGGTCGAGCTCGGGTTCCGGCCCGAGCGGCTGCTGATGCTGTCCTACGATCTTTCGCTGCAGGGCTACGGCGATGAGCGCGGTCAGGTGTTCAATCGCGAGTTGCTCGCGCGGTTGCGCGGTTTGCCCGGCATCGAGGCGGCCGGACTGACGAGTCACATGCCGTTCGACAACCAGATCAACGGGCGTGAGGCGTATCCGGAGAATCCGCCGCCGCAGTTGAAGGATGGCGTGGTGTCGGTGAAAATTTCGATGGTCTCGCCGGGTTTCATCGAGGGACTGGGTATCCGGTTGCGGCGCGGCCGGACGATCGACGAGACGGATCGGGCGAACTCTCCGCGTGTCGCGGTGGTCAACGCGGCGATGGCCGAGGTGTGCTGGCCGGGACAGGACGCGATCGGCAAGCGCTTCCGCCCGTGGAAGGACGGCCCCTGGATCGAGGTCGTGGGGGTCACGGAAAATTCAAAATACATGATGCTCTCGGAGCCGCCGTCGCCGGCGTTCTTCGTGCCGTTGACGCAGGAGCCGCTCGCGCCGGTCACGCTCACGGTGCGGACAACAGGTCGCGAGCCGGCCGCGGAAGCGAAGCGGGTGCGGGCGGAACTGGCGGCGCTCGATCCGCAGTTGCCGGTCTACGACGTGCGCACGATGGAGGACTTGATGGGCTCGAGTGTGTTTGCGCTGCTGCCGTTGCGCATGGGTATGACCGTGGCGGCCATCCAAGGGGGCATCACATTGCTCCTGTCGGTCATGGGGCTTTATGCGGTCGTGGCGTTCGGCGTGGCGCAACGGACGCGCGAGATCGGCATCCGTATGGCGCTCGGCGCGGATGCGCGGCGAGTCGTGCGGCTCCTGGTGCGTGAAGGCATGCGACTCACGGCTATCGCCGTCGTGATGGGCCTGCTCGTGGCGACACTGTTGGGGTTGGGACTTTCCAAAGTGCTCTTCGGCTTGGCGCCGATGGAGCCCGTGGTCTTCGGGAGCGTCATCGGGCTCCTGTTGGGGACGACCGCGCTCGCCTGTTGGGCTCCAGCCCGGCGGGCGGCGCGTGTCGATCCGGCGGTGACGTTACGGAGCGAGTGA
- a CDS encoding DUF1302 domain-containing protein: protein MHRRLRAQAIAALTAALCLTPAVRAVVLQFGEVKGHFDTTLSFGGLYRLNPPNPELYGLTNSFNGVAGKQRSVNADDGDLNYGSTLVSALLKASHDLELNYKNSGLFVRGFYFNDFVNSNGSRKKAALSDEAQRIVGQGGELLDAYVYFKPTLGTMPARFAIGKQVLSWGESTFIPNGINSVNPIDVAKLRTPGSELKEALRPLNMVSASLGITDKLTAEAFYLLDWERTRVDPPGTYFSTNDFVAKGGQKVYLGFGGINDGSSLGAILRGTDNEPGNSGQWGLAFRYLAENLNNTEFGLYYMNYHSRLPVISARTPTVPVNSAKVVSDSQAAIQGSTTLLTAIGTAAASSGIPTSTAFQLVLGAALGDPTATAAIAAFPAVQGLVPTIAAQVTTPISTRELLTAAATGNYVIEFPEDIHLWGASFNTNIAGVALQGEISYRNNQPFQVDDVELLFAALSPLSSRFGNNNQLGTFALNTYIPGYRRHKVWTGQMTATKVARGIFGADQTTLIAEVGYVNADIPNPGKLRYDGPGTFVGGDVNYMNASGNNTSGAQPTYEPASAFATKFSWGYQLVGRLDYNNAFHGVNVSPLVLFSHDVSGNTPLPMGNFREGRKTVTAGADFSFQNAWALELRYVNFFGAGRYNLLGDRDYVSATLKYSF, encoded by the coding sequence ATGCATCGTCGTCTGCGCGCGCAGGCGATCGCCGCGTTAACCGCCGCCCTCTGCCTGACGCCCGCCGTGCGCGCCGTCGTGTTGCAGTTCGGCGAAGTCAAAGGCCACTTCGACACGACGCTGTCGTTCGGCGGCCTGTATCGACTCAACCCACCCAACCCGGAACTCTACGGCCTCACCAACTCGTTCAACGGCGTCGCCGGCAAACAGCGTTCGGTCAACGCCGACGACGGCGACTTGAACTACGGCTCCACCCTCGTCTCTGCGCTGCTCAAAGCCAGCCACGACCTCGAGCTGAACTACAAGAACTCCGGCCTCTTCGTCCGCGGCTTCTACTTCAACGATTTCGTCAACTCGAACGGCTCACGCAAGAAAGCAGCGCTCTCTGACGAGGCCCAACGCATCGTCGGACAAGGCGGCGAGCTCCTCGACGCCTACGTCTACTTCAAGCCCACGCTCGGCACCATGCCGGCACGCTTCGCCATCGGCAAACAGGTCCTCAGCTGGGGCGAAAGCACCTTCATCCCGAACGGCATCAACTCGGTCAACCCGATCGACGTGGCCAAGCTCCGCACGCCCGGCTCCGAGCTGAAGGAAGCGCTCCGCCCACTCAACATGGTGTCCGCCTCCCTCGGCATCACCGACAAGCTGACCGCCGAAGCGTTCTACCTCCTCGATTGGGAACGCACCCGCGTCGACCCCCCGGGCACCTATTTCTCGACCAATGACTTCGTCGCCAAGGGCGGTCAGAAAGTCTACCTCGGCTTCGGCGGCATCAACGACGGCTCCTCCCTCGGCGCCATCCTGCGCGGCACCGACAACGAGCCCGGCAACTCCGGCCAGTGGGGCCTCGCCTTCCGCTACCTCGCCGAGAATCTCAACAACACCGAGTTCGGCCTCTACTACATGAATTACCACAGCCGGCTCCCGGTCATCTCGGCGCGCACGCCGACGGTCCCGGTGAACAGCGCGAAGGTCGTCAGCGATTCGCAGGCTGCAATCCAAGGCAGCACGACACTCCTGACCGCGATCGGCACCGCCGCCGCCAGCTCCGGCATTCCGACCTCCACCGCCTTCCAGCTCGTGCTCGGCGCCGCCCTCGGCGACCCGACCGCGACCGCCGCAATTGCCGCATTTCCGGCCGTGCAAGGCTTGGTTCCCACGATCGCCGCGCAAGTCACGACCCCCATCAGCACGCGCGAACTCCTCACCGCCGCCGCCACAGGCAACTACGTGATCGAGTTCCCCGAGGACATCCACCTGTGGGGCGCCAGTTTCAACACCAACATCGCCGGCGTCGCCCTCCAGGGCGAAATCAGCTACCGCAACAACCAGCCGTTCCAAGTCGACGACGTCGAGTTGCTCTTCGCCGCGCTCTCCCCGCTCAGCTCGCGCTTCGGCAACAACAACCAACTCGGCACCTTCGCCCTCAACACCTACATCCCCGGCTACCGCCGCCACAAGGTCTGGACCGGCCAGATGACCGCCACGAAAGTCGCGCGCGGCATCTTCGGCGCCGATCAGACGACCCTCATCGCCGAGGTCGGCTACGTGAACGCCGACATCCCGAACCCCGGCAAACTCCGCTACGACGGCCCCGGCACCTTCGTCGGCGGCGACGTCAACTACATGAACGCCTCCGGCAACAACACCTCCGGTGCGCAACCCACCTACGAACCCGCCAGCGCGTTCGCCACCAAGTTCTCGTGGGGTTACCAACTGGTCGGTCGCCTCGACTACAATAACGCCTTCCACGGCGTGAACGTCTCCCCGCTCGTGCTCTTCTCGCACGACGTCAGCGGCAACACGCCGCTCCCGATGGGCAACTTCCGCGAAGGCCGCAAAACCGTCACCGCCGGTGCCGACTTCAGCTTCCAGAACGCCTGGGCGCTCGAACTCCGCTACGTGAACTTCTTCGGCGCCGGACGCTACAATCTCCTCGGCGACCGCGACTACGTCTCCGCCACCCTGAAGTATTCGTTCTAA
- a CDS encoding AI-2E family transporter, with translation MAAAEDIPLLSPSQRRLVGAALAFAAVVGILALIVYSVRMVGLVVHQFSGVIWPIATAGILALILHPFVDFLQRRLRLRPLASVIVLYGVVVLAVAGVLLAVAPAVISQIIDFFSYLPTLWQHVVSWSESHFPEWLAVFRKYSDVPAVKNALAALTAQVQDLATYILPSLKQAGAGLFGIFGVIASLAIIPVYLFFFLMADGRDPTKRLAEHLVFLRPHLRDDVVFLAREFVGIVVAFFRGQLLIGLIMGALLAVGFSLAGLKFGLALGVIIGFLNIVPYLGSILGLSVVLPLALLQPDGGLWLFLACIGIFVGVQIIEGWFLTPRIMGQQTGLHPVAIIFAVFFWGEALGGILGMLLAVPLTAFFVTAWRLVRRKYFQASEGDQPA, from the coding sequence ATGGCCGCGGCCGAAGACATTCCGCTCCTCTCTCCGTCCCAGCGCCGGCTCGTCGGCGCCGCACTCGCGTTCGCCGCCGTGGTGGGGATTCTCGCCCTGATCGTCTACAGCGTGCGCATGGTCGGGCTCGTCGTGCATCAATTCTCCGGCGTGATCTGGCCGATCGCGACCGCGGGCATCCTCGCGTTGATCCTGCATCCGTTCGTGGACTTCCTGCAGCGGCGCCTGCGCTTGCGTCCCCTCGCCTCCGTCATCGTTCTCTACGGTGTCGTCGTGCTGGCGGTCGCCGGCGTGCTGCTCGCGGTCGCGCCCGCCGTCATCAGCCAGATCATCGACTTCTTCAGCTACCTCCCGACGCTGTGGCAGCACGTCGTCTCGTGGAGCGAATCGCACTTCCCGGAATGGCTCGCGGTGTTCCGCAAGTATTCCGACGTGCCCGCCGTGAAGAACGCCCTCGCCGCACTCACCGCGCAGGTGCAAGACCTCGCGACCTACATCCTGCCGTCGCTCAAGCAGGCCGGCGCGGGGCTCTTCGGCATTTTTGGTGTGATCGCATCGCTCGCGATCATCCCGGTCTACCTGTTCTTCTTCCTGATGGCCGACGGACGCGATCCGACTAAGCGGCTCGCGGAGCACCTCGTTTTTCTTCGCCCGCATCTGCGGGACGACGTGGTGTTTCTCGCGCGTGAGTTCGTCGGCATCGTCGTCGCGTTTTTCCGCGGCCAGCTGCTCATCGGTCTGATCATGGGCGCACTGCTCGCGGTGGGCTTCTCGCTCGCCGGACTGAAGTTCGGCTTGGCGCTCGGAGTTATCATCGGGTTCCTCAACATCGTGCCGTATCTCGGCTCGATCCTCGGACTCAGCGTCGTCCTCCCGCTCGCGCTGCTCCAACCGGACGGCGGCCTCTGGCTCTTCCTGGCGTGCATCGGCATCTTTGTTGGCGTGCAGATCATCGAGGGCTGGTTCCTCACCCCGCGCATCATGGGGCAGCAAACCGGGTTGCATCCGGTCGCGATCATTTTCGCCGTGTTTTTCTGGGGCGAGGCGCTCGGCGGAATTCTCGGCATGCTCCTGGCCGTGCCGCTGACGGCGTTTTTCGTGACCGCCTGGCGTCTGGTGCGCCGGAAATACTTTCAGGCGTCCGAAGGCGATCAACCCGCCTGA
- a CDS encoding RND family transporter, producing MLARVEEFVFRYRHVTVALFAVATLVLGYFASRTHVDASFNKQLPSDHEYIQNFKKYQEQFGGANRLVIALVAKKGDIFTPEFFQTLKAATNEAYYLPGVDRAQVTSIFTPNVRYIEVVEEGLSGGNVIPADFVPTAAGLERVRQNIIKSGRVGMLVSNDFTGAAIIVQLLDVDPQTGKKLVYAEVADALEQKIRQKFESDTVGVHIIGFAKVIGDITDGARGVLVFFGVAIVISAFLLYYFSQSLALTILPLITSFCAVVWQLGILNLLGFGIDPLSILVPFLVFAIALSHATQMLRSFRYEYNVGGTEMHAARASFANLFIPGTVAILTDTVGFLTIWLVKVPIIQELAITASIGVTLIILTDRFMLPVLLSYTKMAPDFRRRVNFRRFALQPTWRRLVNFTTGPKSSLVIIAVAATLWGFGLYKAKQIRIGDMHAGVPELRQSSRYNQDTAAITKKFSIGVDVITIIVETVPNGVIDHDVMSLVDHFAWHMRNVDGVQSTMAITDLARTINAGWNEGSLKWRVIARNKDALAQSVSPVETSTGLLNNDGSVIPVMIYLKDHKAETIQRVIAAVKDFRAAHQSDRVHFQLATGNVGVMAATNEVVVAAQFPMVMWLYVAIVVLCLISFRSWRATLCVVLPLIIVSDLAYALMVFLEIGLKTSTLPVVALGVGIGVDYGIYLCSALMERLHEKGDSLEDAICFAYATMGTSVVFTGLALSIGVGTWAISALKFQADMGVLLAFMFLVNMLGAMLLMPALAAWLFRHKRGAIHDATRPPFPMTK from the coding sequence ATGCTCGCGCGCGTTGAAGAATTCGTTTTCCGCTACCGCCACGTCACCGTGGCGCTTTTCGCCGTCGCGACGCTCGTGCTGGGTTACTTCGCGAGCCGGACGCACGTCGACGCCAGCTTCAACAAGCAGCTGCCGAGCGACCACGAATACATCCAGAACTTCAAGAAATACCAGGAGCAGTTCGGCGGCGCCAACCGCCTCGTGATCGCGCTCGTCGCTAAAAAAGGCGACATCTTCACGCCCGAATTCTTCCAGACGCTCAAGGCCGCGACCAACGAGGCCTACTACCTTCCCGGCGTGGATCGTGCGCAGGTCACGTCCATCTTCACGCCCAACGTCCGCTACATCGAGGTCGTCGAGGAAGGCTTGAGCGGCGGCAACGTCATCCCCGCCGACTTCGTGCCGACCGCCGCCGGACTCGAACGCGTCCGCCAGAACATCATCAAATCGGGCCGTGTCGGCATGCTCGTCTCGAACGACTTCACTGGCGCCGCAATCATCGTGCAGCTGCTCGATGTCGATCCGCAGACCGGCAAGAAACTCGTCTACGCCGAGGTCGCGGACGCGCTGGAGCAGAAAATCCGGCAGAAATTCGAGTCCGACACCGTCGGCGTGCACATCATCGGCTTCGCCAAAGTCATCGGCGACATCACCGACGGCGCACGCGGCGTGCTCGTGTTCTTCGGCGTCGCGATCGTCATCTCGGCGTTCCTGCTCTACTATTTCTCGCAATCGCTCGCGCTCACGATCCTGCCGCTGATCACGTCCTTCTGCGCGGTCGTCTGGCAGCTCGGCATCCTCAACCTGCTCGGCTTCGGCATCGACCCGCTCTCGATCCTCGTGCCGTTCCTCGTGTTCGCGATCGCGTTGAGCCACGCCACGCAGATGCTCCGCTCGTTCCGCTACGAATACAACGTGGGCGGCACCGAGATGCACGCCGCACGAGCGTCGTTCGCGAATCTCTTCATTCCCGGCACCGTCGCGATCCTCACCGACACCGTCGGCTTCCTCACGATCTGGCTCGTCAAGGTCCCGATCATCCAGGAACTCGCCATCACCGCCTCGATCGGCGTCACGCTCATCATCCTCACCGACCGCTTCATGCTGCCGGTGCTGCTCAGTTACACGAAGATGGCACCCGATTTCCGGCGGCGCGTGAACTTCCGGCGCTTCGCCCTCCAGCCGACCTGGCGTCGCCTCGTCAACTTCACCACCGGCCCGAAATCGTCGCTCGTCATCATCGCCGTGGCTGCGACGCTCTGGGGCTTCGGCCTCTACAAGGCGAAGCAGATCCGCATCGGCGACATGCACGCCGGCGTGCCCGAACTGCGCCAAAGCTCGCGCTACAATCAGGACACCGCCGCGATCACGAAAAAATTCAGCATCGGTGTCGACGTCATCACCATCATCGTCGAGACGGTCCCCAACGGCGTCATCGATCACGACGTGATGTCGCTCGTCGACCACTTCGCCTGGCACATGCGCAACGTCGACGGCGTCCAATCCACGATGGCGATCACCGATCTCGCCCGCACGATCAACGCCGGCTGGAACGAGGGCTCGCTCAAATGGCGCGTCATCGCCCGCAACAAGGACGCCCTCGCCCAATCCGTCTCGCCCGTGGAAACCTCCACCGGCCTGCTCAACAACGACGGCAGCGTCATCCCCGTGATGATCTACCTCAAGGACCACAAGGCCGAGACCATCCAGCGCGTCATCGCCGCCGTGAAGGATTTCCGCGCCGCGCATCAGAGCGACCGCGTGCACTTCCAACTCGCCACCGGCAATGTCGGCGTCATGGCCGCGACCAACGAGGTCGTCGTCGCCGCGCAATTCCCGATGGTGATGTGGCTCTACGTCGCGATCGTCGTGCTCTGCCTGATCTCGTTTCGCTCCTGGCGGGCCACGCTCTGCGTGGTGCTGCCGTTGATCATCGTGTCCGACCTGGCCTACGCGCTCATGGTCTTCCTCGAAATCGGCCTGAAGACCTCGACTCTTCCCGTCGTCGCGCTCGGCGTCGGCATCGGCGTCGACTACGGCATTTATCTCTGTTCGGCGCTGATGGAGCGCCTGCACGAAAAGGGCGACTCGCTCGAGGACGCCATCTGCTTCGCCTACGCGACCATGGGCACATCGGTGGTTTTCACGGGCCTCGCCTTGTCGATCGGCGTCGGCACTTGGGCAATCTCGGCGCTCAAGTTTCAAGCCGACATGGGCGTGCTGCTCGCGTTCATGTTCCTCGTCAACATGCTCGGCGCGATGCTGCTGATGCCTGCGCTCGCCGCCTGGCTCTTCCGTCACAAACGCGGCGCCATCCACGACGCCACGCGCCCGCCGTTTCCGATGACGAAGTGA